The DNA region CTCCTTTTCTTCCTAGGCAGATTTTTCTGTCATgcataataatcataataattaacagGATGAGCAGACAGTCAATAGTCAAACTACATAAATCCCAGACAATAAAGCACCTCACGCTCTCGCTTCCTCTTTTCCTTCATCTTGAGGTCTTCTGCTTGTTCAGCACTGATTACCTTGTTTACAGAATCCCTTCCTTTCTCCATAGAGCCCtggtaaaattttcaaaattccacccatatttagaaatataaatttaaaataaggaATTAAATTAAGTGATAGAACATGAGTCATGAAACTATTCCCATATTGCCATTGGCATTTACTTGGTTGATGATAGGTAATGAGCATGTCTACTGGGAAAGGAAGTGGTTTTCAATAAAGgtaaataaaatacattagGCTAATTATGAGGTATTCATAGGGAGTGCATACTCACTTTAGCTGCCTTTGCCACAagctttttctccttttctgtCATAAACCATGTTCTTTTAGGGCGTGAATAAATTTCATCTTTGTGTGCAATCATATTTTCTGCCTGCAAATTCATTAATAAGAAGAAACTATAGTTGGTCATATTGTGCTCAGTGTTAAACATCCTTTCTTTTGTCGCTTTGTTACTATTCAGGTGTAACTATGTCAACCAGAAGCTGGTTAGTTCCCACTGCATTAAAAAGTCAAAAAGTACAAAGACCAAAACCTTTGTAGCTTCCATTTCAGCTTTCCTCAGAATCATTTCTTCCCTGCAacaatccaaaaaaaaacaattaaacttgaaatcatacattcagtacaaaattttcaagtttCCAAAATTAAATAGAATTTGAACCTCTCTTCTTGAAGGATTTCTGCAACTTGTTCCTCCATTTGGTCAATTATTTTAGCCCATTTGATTATTGATTGCTCAGCGACAATTCGACTCTTCAGCCTTGAACCAGCCCGTTTAACCTGCCCATTATTGCAATAGTAAGTCTCTGTGTACTCGTAACTGTTTCTAGAGGAAAACTACAAGTTTGGGTTCTAAAGACTCTCAACTGCTGACACCCCATGTATCATCAACAAACATCATCATGTAATAAATGGCATGATGTGTAAAAGTGTAATTCTGTTAGAAGGGAAGCCAGCTACTCACAATGGCTTTCAGAAGTGAGCGATCATTATCAGTGACAAATGTAACAGCATAACCTTCTCTACCAGCTCTAGCTGTACGACCCACTTGATGAACATAACTAGATAAAGAAAAGAATTCAGGGTTACAAGAGTGAAGTGTATGGAAGCCATGGCCATgtgatataaaaaataaaagtaataataataaataaaagaattatgTCAAACATTTTTGGGTTATCTTGTTTTATAAGTGAAGTATAAGAAGTGCATATGCATTACATAATAAAgagattaataaataaataatgcctccaaaaatagaaaatagaatccTTAAATAGGTTCTAGTAATGAATTAGAAGAAGTACATATGCATTACTTAGAAATAGATATACACAATGAAGAAATGTGtattcaagaaaacaaaaagagtcCTAAATTGAGTCGTTGTATATTAAGCCAAAAGCCATTTTATGCCCATCAGTATAGCAAAGAATAGTTAGGAAACCAATTAAGACCACATGTAGAACaatttaatagaaataaaactaaataaattatatccATGGGGAAAATAAAATCCAAATACTTGAACTGTTAAGCCAGAACCATATGATGCATCATGATATGCAAGCATAGTTTTTTCTTACCTCGTAAGATCTCGGGGACATGCAAAATTTATAACAGTTTGAACACCAATAATGTCAAGcccctaaaaaagaaaaagtaaaaaataaaggaaacaGATCATCAGCATCATGAGCAGAATATATCAACCATCCACATGCTAATATCTTTCCTGTATAAAAAGACAAGAATCACTGAACAAAAAATTTTGGACAATCAAGTAGAAAAGCTTCATAAATTAATCAGCCATGTTTAGAGAAAATAGTAGATGGTGGATAAAAATAATCTTACACGAGCAGCAACATTAGTTGCAATCAGAAAATCCACCTCCTGTTTCCTGAAAAGTTCCAGAGCCTGAATAGACATCATAAAGTATGAAAAAACACACCAATAAGTACTGATAGTGAAATGATAATCATAAGTTGAGAAGAATGTTTTCCAGCATGAACATACACCCAGACGTTGAGCCTGCGTAAGGTTTCCATGTAGCTCGGCAGCTTTAAAACCagctaaaccaaataaaatctTCAATCTATGGGCTGCCTGCTTTGTTCCACTGTgatggaaaataaaattgttaaaaagtATGAAACCAAATGGACTTTGTGTACTTGCATAGTTGCATCCAGATGAAACAATTGAAAGTATAAAAACCAGTATACCTAAAAGACGTCAACTAAAACTAAATTAATGGAAAAactctgaaatttcaattagtcctatgagaaataaaaatatttaaaatacttaATGCAAAAGAAATAACTTATACATAAACTCCTACTAATGTCAAAATCCCTGTGCAAGCAAATCTTTGATTATTTGTTAACTATTCAGATTAATAGGTTTCTCATGTCTCTATTTTTTACAGTTTAGATCAAAGCTCTTGCTTAAAGCACATGTATATACTTGAATGCCCTTGCAGAAACCCAAATAAAAGCTTCTATTTGAAAGTGCAGAAGTGAAAACCTGAAAACAATCACTTTAGATGTGAATGTTTTGGAGCACAAGGCAAGAAGCACTGCCTCCTGGTTTCCTTCCCGCATTCGGCGTATCCTAACCACCCTGCACATATGCATTTGTAAGTTGTTAAAAATATTACCAGACATGTTTTATGATTATCAAAGACAATAACCAATTTATGACtcaattcaattatatatacaaatccaaCAATTAAGTGCTGAAGCTTTCAGATACTTACTCTTCAGTTAATGTTGATGGTCTTTTTGCAGAAGGATCAGCAGATAGGCGCAAAGGTTTATTCAAAGAGAGTTTGATAAGCTCATCAACTTCTTCAGTCATAGTTGCAGAGAATAACATGGTTTGCCTACGTTTAGGGCAGAGTCTAACCTGAGTACGGAAATAAGGAATGATGCTTAAAATAAGCCCTAATTAAAATTCTGATGCAACAAACAATTAATGCTCAAGTGTCAACATATGTGCACAGAATTCTCTATGCACATTAAGGAGAAGTACAAATTGCCTCTACCTTACcaagaaaaaaataacataaaagttCACATTTTCAACaatctattattagttattaaagATTAAAGATAAAGATAGTAGGAGAAAACTGATCTTTTTTCAAATACAGAATATATATTACACAAAGCATTGCCGTCCAAGAAATCAATAATTAGAAGAGAACTTTATATGCAACTTATTTTGCATTCTCAAGCAATCGGCCATCTATTATTAGAGATCAAGATAGCATAAGGTATGTATGATCTTCAGGAGAAAAGTAATCCCTTTCAAATAGTAAAGAAGGGATTGTCTGCCAGAAAATCAATCATTAGAAGAGATGTTTATTAGCTTCTTATACTGCAGTGAGATTTATACAACTCTGCTAACTAATAACACCAAATTTACTAAAAGCCACAACAAATTGTGAGAAACTTTAAATTTCCATTgcaatttttaaatctttagaGAATGAAACAATAATTTCTGGATATACCAGTTCACGAATTTCAGCACTAAACCCAAGCTCCAGAAGTCGATCTGCTTCATCAAGAATAAGAACTGCAAGATCATCCAAATCAACGGACATAGAATTGCGTAGATGATCTATCATGCGTCCTGGAGTAGCAACAACAATATCAGGCATTGATCTCAAGGCTGAAACTTGTTCCTGAAACAATAAGGTTCACATTAACTGGTTGCAAACTTGCACGTAAAATTGGGTTGACAAACTGAACTTACAAATTACTCcataaatgaaagaaaaatggCATAACCTCTAAGCATACCTTCACTGAAAGCCCACCAACAACCAAACAGCATCTGATATCAGTCATAAATTGCGCAAGTTTTTCTATCATACTATGGACTCTGAGAACAAGATTGAAACACACCATGGTGAATTTATGAATATGATACAAAAGTTACTTGGTGAAACTATGGTTAGCAATTGGCAATTATATTGGATCCAATAAAAAGGTAGGCGGATTACCAGAGATCTAGCGAGCAAAAAATTGCTTAACATTATATCAATATTTTTGGTTTTCTGTGCATCACTAACATATTTATACAGAGGTCATGTTTAATCTTTGCAGTAGAAGTAATAAAAACATCTACTTTTATTGAAAACAATAAGTTATAAAAGATCATTCTGACTTTTATGAATTCCAGAAGCACATAGGATGTATATTTTGGCAGA from Ipomoea triloba cultivar NCNSP0323 chromosome 6, ASM357664v1 includes:
- the LOC116022911 gene encoding DEAD-box ATP-dependent RNA helicase 28; amino-acid sequence: MVTSDFVFEPPSDEEVEYAHDGESEEEEEDDDDIEEKEISSRAKNKKSQSPWDFSTYSESVADEHARRSTTSVDYKISKALQQRAGPIAADDDEEEDDSDSDYEPHHQEDYVPEDDDDDVDTSGVDRKSFFASAEGVSFHANSFMELHLSRPLLRACEALGYAKPTPIQAACIPLALTGRDICGSAITGSGKTAAFSLPTLERLLYRPKNRPAIRVLILTPTRELAVQVHSMIEKLAQFMTDIRCCLVVGGLSVKEQVSALRSMPDIVVATPGRMIDHLRNSMSVDLDDLAVLILDEADRLLELGFSAEIRELVRLCPKRRQTMLFSATMTEEVDELIKLSLNKPLRLSADPSAKRPSTLTEEVVRIRRMREGNQEAVLLALCSKTFTSKVIVFSGTKQAAHRLKILFGLAGFKAAELHGNLTQAQRLGALELFRKQEVDFLIATNVAARGLDIIGVQTVINFACPRDLTSYVHQVGRTARAGREGYAVTFVTDNDRSLLKAIVKRAGSRLKSRIVAEQSIIKWAKIIDQMEEQVAEILQEEREEMILRKAEMEATKAENMIAHKDEIYSRPKRTWFMTEKEKKLVAKAAKGSMEKGRDSVNKVISAEQAEDLKMKEKRKREREKNLPRKKRRKLEAARELLEDENGSDERNEKTKKDKKGINLVDLAYRRAKSVKAAKRAADAGKIIRKEGKKTKRPTKVNQSRTEEMRDLFKADMSEEKKKRSHSGGVKKKSSFKSKSRYKRK